One segment of Rosa chinensis cultivar Old Blush chromosome 6, RchiOBHm-V2, whole genome shotgun sequence DNA contains the following:
- the LOC112172689 gene encoding rRNA-processing protein UTP23 homolog — protein MRVKKQKRHRKIVRFYTACYGFRQPYKVLCDVTFVHHLVTHRITPADKALSHILGAPVTLFTTKCAVAELKMHGSSLGPSHSESLEAANSLITARCDHEEAMSADDCIMDVIGKDNSEHFFVATQQADLRKKILKIPGVPVVYALRTALLLEAPSAAQRQFVKTSEEQRLHMTDLEYKMLEKRAKNLLEKDSSDEDVGCGDQNLEVQALEKKRTTRKELGVKDKVQFKRKRAKGPNPLSCKPKKTLKRPDSRKEKNDEDTSMRSRKKRKRSRKGKNPVKADG, from the exons ATGAGAGTGAAGAAGCAGAAGCGTCATAGGAAGATTGTGCGGTTCTACACAGCATGTTATGGGTTCAGACAGCCGTATAAGGTTCTCTGTGATGTCACTTTTGTGCATCACCTTGTCACCCATCGCATCACCCCTGCTGACAAGGCCCTTTCTCATATCCTCGGTGCCCCTGTCACGCTATTCACTACCAAATGTGCTGTTGCTGAGTTGAAGATGCACGGTTCGAGCCTCGGTCCCTCCCATTCCGAGTCTCTTGAAGCTGCTAACAGCCTCATTACTGCAAG GTGTGATCATGAGGAAGCCATGAGTGCTGATGATTGCATCATGGATGTTATTGGCAAAGATAATTCCGAGCACTTCTTTGTTGCTACTCAGCAGGCTGATCTTCGAAAGAAAATTCTCAAG ATTCCAGGTGTCCCTGTTGTATACGCTCTGAGAACTGCTCTTTTGCTTGAGGCGCCATCTGCTGCCCAGCGCCAGTTCGTCAAAACTTCTGAAGAACAACGCTTGCATATGACTGACTTGGAATATAAGATGTTGGAAAAGAGGGCAAAGAATCTGTTGGAAAAGGATTCCTCTGATGAAGATGTTGGTTGTGGAGATCAGAACTTGGAAGTGCAGGCTCTTGAAAAGAAGCGCACTACTAGGAAAGAATTGGGTGTGAAAGATAAAGTTCAGTTTAAGAGAAAGAGGGCAAAG GGTCCAAACCCCCTTTCATGTAAGCCAAAAAAGACTTTGAAAAGACCAGATTCAAGGAAG GAAAAGAATGATGAAGATACCAGTATGAGGAGTAGAAAGAAGCGGAAGAGATCACGGAAAGGCAAAAACCCTGTGAAGGCAGATGGTTAA